From Pseudomonas sp. stari2, a single genomic window includes:
- the hisC gene encoding histidinol-phosphate transaminase yields MSKFWSPFVKDLVPYVPGEQPKLTRLVKLNTNENPYGPSPKALAAMQTELNDNLRLYPDPNSDLLKNAVAKYYGVQSNQVFLGNGSDEVLAHIFHGLLQHDQPILFPDISYSFYPVYCGLYGITFDAVPLDAQFQINPADYAKPNGGIIFPNPNAPTGCLLALEAVEQILKASPDSVVVVDEAYIDFGGETAISLVDRYPNLLVTQTLSKSRSLAGLRVGLAVGHPDLIEALERIKNSFNSYPIDRMANVGAAAAFEDREYFDKTCALVIESREWVVAQLQAKGFEVLPSAANFIFARHPQHDAAGLAAKLREQGVIVRHFKQERIAQFLRISIGTPEQNQALIDGLGEL; encoded by the coding sequence ATGAGTAAATTCTGGAGCCCGTTCGTCAAGGATCTAGTGCCTTATGTACCGGGTGAGCAGCCGAAATTGACCCGGCTGGTCAAACTCAACACCAACGAAAACCCGTATGGCCCGTCGCCAAAAGCCCTGGCGGCGATGCAGACCGAACTCAACGACAACCTGCGCCTGTACCCGGACCCCAACAGTGACCTGCTGAAGAACGCCGTCGCCAAGTATTACGGTGTGCAGAGCAACCAGGTGTTCCTCGGCAACGGTTCGGATGAAGTGCTGGCGCACATCTTTCACGGCCTGTTGCAACACGATCAGCCGATCCTGTTCCCGGACATCAGCTACAGCTTCTATCCGGTCTACTGCGGTCTCTACGGCATCACATTCGACGCGGTGCCGCTGGATGCGCAGTTCCAGATCAACCCGGCCGACTACGCCAAACCGAACGGCGGGATCATCTTCCCCAACCCGAACGCGCCGACCGGTTGCCTGCTGGCACTGGAAGCCGTCGAACAAATCCTCAAGGCCAGCCCGGATTCAGTGGTGGTGGTCGATGAGGCCTACATCGACTTCGGCGGCGAGACCGCGATCAGTCTGGTGGACCGTTATCCAAACCTGCTCGTGACCCAGACCTTGTCGAAGTCCCGTTCGCTGGCGGGCCTGCGGGTTGGTCTGGCGGTTGGCCATCCGGACCTGATCGAGGCGCTGGAGCGGATCAAGAACAGCTTCAACTCCTACCCGATCGATCGCATGGCGAACGTCGGCGCGGCGGCAGCGTTCGAGGATCGCGAGTACTTCGACAAGACCTGCGCACTGGTCATCGAGAGTCGCGAGTGGGTGGTTGCGCAGTTGCAGGCCAAAGGTTTTGAAGTGCTGCCGTCAGCGGCCAACTTCATCTTCGCCCGGCATCCGCAACACGATGCGGCGGGGCTGGCGGCCAAACTGCGTGAGCAGGGCGTGATCGTGCGCCACTTCAAGCAGGAGCGGATTGCCCAGTTCCTGCGGATCTCGATCGGCACGCCGGAACAGAATCAGGCGTTGATCGACGGTCTGGGCGAACTCTGA
- a CDS encoding DUF4198 domain-containing protein: protein MHYGKSLLLIAALFATHASAHGLWTEQRRGNIEVVYGHGAEDNAFKPQKVSGAWAFDASGKMIPVSVQRLADHARLQPLKPPAVMAVALNNGMWSQTADKKWVNEGRSKVPGAIESTETLKYSLAIYQPGAKLPKLDQIKLLILPEVDPLTVGPGKSLPVRVLLDGKPAAGVKLIGDYRSAPNTLSTETDKDGRAQVLVRNEGLNVIAAQVEVPVKDSAEVSSRGLFSSLTFLGEPHHE, encoded by the coding sequence ATGCATTACGGCAAATCCCTGCTGCTCATCGCCGCGCTGTTCGCCACTCACGCCTCGGCCCATGGTTTGTGGACCGAACAACGACGCGGCAATATCGAAGTCGTCTACGGCCACGGTGCCGAGGACAATGCGTTCAAACCGCAGAAAGTCAGCGGGGCGTGGGCCTTTGACGCGAGCGGCAAGATGATTCCCGTCAGTGTGCAGCGCCTGGCAGATCACGCCCGCCTGCAACCGTTGAAACCGCCGGCGGTGATGGCCGTGGCCCTGAACAACGGCATGTGGTCGCAAACCGCCGACAAGAAATGGGTCAACGAGGGGCGTAGCAAAGTCCCGGGAGCCATCGAGTCGACCGAGACCCTCAAGTACAGCCTGGCGATTTATCAGCCCGGAGCGAAGTTGCCCAAACTGGATCAGATCAAATTGCTGATTTTGCCGGAGGTCGATCCGCTGACCGTCGGGCCGGGGAAATCATTGCCGGTGCGGGTGTTGCTGGATGGCAAACCGGCCGCGGGCGTGAAGTTGATCGGTGACTACCGCAGCGCGCCGAATACCTTGAGCACTGAAACCGACAAGGACGGCCGCGCTCAGGTGCTGGTGCGTAATGAGGGATTGAATGTGATTGCGGCGCAGGTGGAAGTGCCGGTGAAGGACAGTGCAGAGGTGAGCAGCAGAGGGTTGTTCAGTTCGTTGACGTTCCTTGGCGAGCCGCATCACGAATAA
- a CDS encoding TonB-dependent siderophore receptor encodes MSSRKKASLLGLTLGLLGDPVFADEPQTLELDAISVTSDYESPTGPVNGYRATRSSSATKTDTAIRDIPQAISVVPASVLKDLGSTSVERALDFAGGVSKQNNFGGLTLYEYSVRGFTTSEFYQDGFSANRGYPSTPDAANIERIEVLKGPAASLYGRGDPGGTVNIVTKKPQPEAFTTLQTSAGSWDRYRTALDVNTPLDDQGDVLSRINLAVEDNNSFRDHVDSKRVFVAPSFSWRLNPDTSLLVESEFVRHSSTFDRGIVAPNNKWSGVSRSTFLGEPNDGNIDNHNNRLQATLEHHLSDAWKLRLASHYKEGKLWGFASENRPLNADGHTVNRRYRERDTNWHDSITQLELRGLFDLGTWQHELLIGSEYENFRKNERVTTIAGGPYAIDIYNPVYGQPKPNGARSGTDFFEHVESHALNLQDQIVFSEKLRGMIGARFEHFDQNIDDHSRNTTSRQTHDALTQRAGLLYQLTPDTGLFANASTSFKPNNGLDAAGKSFDPEEGVGYEIGIKNELFDERLSSTLAFFHIDKENVLALDPGTDTSRAMGKARSRGFDLQVTGQVTDAVRVIGAFAWIDAEVTKGDAAIPAGSRILGVAKRSGSLLGVYEFQDGRLRGSDIGAAFTYVGDRSGESGSDFELPAYHTVDLLAHYKASDTVTLGLNLNNLFDEKYYERSYSNYWVNPGEPRNFTVSLTLNL; translated from the coding sequence ATGTCATCTCGAAAAAAGGCCTCTCTCCTCGGCCTGACCCTTGGCCTGCTTGGCGATCCCGTGTTTGCCGATGAACCGCAAACGCTCGAACTCGACGCCATCAGCGTCACCTCCGATTACGAATCCCCTACTGGCCCGGTCAATGGCTACCGCGCCACGCGCTCGTCCAGCGCCACCAAAACCGACACCGCAATCCGCGATATTCCGCAGGCCATCAGCGTGGTGCCCGCCAGCGTACTCAAGGATCTGGGCAGCACCAGCGTCGAACGCGCGCTGGATTTCGCCGGTGGCGTTTCAAAGCAAAACAACTTCGGCGGCCTGACGCTTTACGAATACAGCGTGCGCGGCTTCACCACCTCCGAGTTTTACCAGGACGGCTTCAGCGCCAACCGTGGTTACCCGAGCACACCGGACGCCGCCAACATCGAGCGCATCGAAGTGCTGAAAGGACCGGCCGCCAGCCTTTACGGCCGAGGCGATCCGGGTGGCACGGTCAACATCGTCACCAAGAAACCGCAGCCCGAGGCCTTCACCACCCTGCAAACCAGTGCCGGCAGTTGGGATCGTTATCGCACCGCGCTGGACGTCAACACGCCGCTGGATGATCAGGGTGATGTGCTGTCGCGAATCAACCTCGCGGTCGAGGACAACAACAGCTTTCGCGATCACGTCGACAGCAAACGGGTCTTCGTCGCCCCCTCTTTCAGTTGGCGGTTGAACCCGGACACCAGCCTGCTGGTGGAGAGCGAATTCGTGCGTCATAGCTCGACCTTCGACCGCGGCATCGTTGCGCCAAACAATAAATGGAGCGGCGTCTCGCGCTCGACATTCCTGGGTGAGCCGAACGACGGCAACATCGACAACCACAACAACAGACTGCAAGCCACGCTTGAGCACCACCTCAGCGATGCCTGGAAACTGCGCCTGGCCAGCCATTACAAGGAAGGCAAACTGTGGGGATTCGCCTCCGAAAACCGTCCTTTGAATGCCGATGGCCACACAGTCAACCGCCGCTATCGCGAACGCGATACCAACTGGCACGACAGCATCACCCAGCTGGAACTGCGCGGCCTGTTCGACCTCGGCACCTGGCAGCACGAACTGCTGATCGGCAGCGAGTATGAGAACTTCCGCAAGAACGAGCGCGTCACCACCATCGCCGGCGGGCCTTACGCCATCGATATCTATAACCCGGTGTACGGCCAGCCCAAACCCAACGGCGCACGCTCCGGCACAGACTTCTTCGAACACGTCGAAAGCCATGCGCTGAACCTGCAGGATCAAATCGTCTTCAGCGAAAAACTGCGCGGGATGATCGGTGCGCGCTTCGAGCATTTCGACCAAAACATCGATGACCACAGCCGCAACACCACCAGCCGCCAGACCCACGATGCGCTCACCCAACGTGCCGGCCTGCTCTATCAACTGACACCGGACACCGGCCTGTTCGCCAACGCCTCGACCTCATTCAAACCGAACAACGGCCTCGATGCGGCTGGCAAATCCTTCGATCCGGAGGAAGGTGTGGGTTACGAAATCGGCATCAAGAACGAGCTGTTCGACGAACGGTTAAGCAGCACCCTCGCCTTCTTCCATATCGACAAGGAAAACGTCCTCGCCCTCGACCCGGGCACCGACACCAGCCGCGCCATGGGCAAGGCCCGCAGCCGGGGTTTCGATCTGCAAGTCACCGGGCAAGTCACCGACGCCGTCAGGGTGATCGGCGCCTTCGCCTGGATCGACGCCGAAGTCACCAAGGGTGATGCCGCGATTCCTGCCGGTAGCCGCATCCTCGGGGTGGCCAAACGCAGCGGCAGCCTGCTGGGTGTCTACGAGTTTCAGGACGGCCGCTTGCGCGGCTCGGATATCGGCGCGGCGTTCACCTACGTCGGTGACCGCTCGGGTGAGTCCGGCAGCGATTTCGAGCTGCCGGCCTATCACACCGTCGACCTGCTGGCCCATTACAAGGCCAGCGACACCGTCACTCTCGGACTGAATCTGAACAATCTGTTCGACGAAAAGTATTACGAGCGCTCGTACAGCAACTACTGGGTCAACCCCGGCGAGCCGCGCAATTTCACGGTCAGCCTGACACTCAACCTGTAA
- the algW gene encoding Do family serine endopeptidase AlgW has translation MLKALRFFGWPLLAGVLIALLIIQRYPQWVGLPSLDVNLHQAPQTTSVQQGPVSYADAVVIAAPSVVNLYTTKVINKPAHPLFEDPQFRRFFGDNSPKQKRMESSLGSGVIMSPEGYILTNNHVTTGADQIVVALKDGRETLARVIGSDPETDLAVLKIDLKNLPAITVGRSDNIRIGDVALAIGNPFGVGQTVTMGIISATGRNQLGLNNYEDFIQTDAAINPGNSGGALVDANGNLTGINTAIFSKSGGSQGIGFAIPVKLAMEVMKSIIEHGQVIRGWLGIEVQPLTQELAESFGLSGRPGIVVAGIFRDGPAQKAGLQLGDVILSIDGEPAGDGRKSMNQVARIKPTDKVTIQVMRNGKELKLTAEIGLRPPPAPVQEKEE, from the coding sequence ATGCTCAAGGCGCTGCGTTTTTTCGGCTGGCCGCTGTTGGCCGGTGTGCTTATCGCTCTGTTGATTATTCAGCGTTACCCGCAGTGGGTCGGGCTTCCGAGCCTCGACGTCAACCTGCATCAGGCTCCGCAGACCACCAGCGTGCAACAGGGGCCGGTGTCCTACGCCGACGCGGTGGTCATTGCCGCGCCGTCGGTGGTCAACCTCTACACCACCAAAGTCATCAACAAACCGGCGCATCCGCTGTTCGAGGATCCGCAGTTCCGCCGCTTCTTCGGTGATAACTCACCGAAGCAGAAACGCATGGAGTCGAGTCTCGGCTCCGGCGTGATCATGAGCCCGGAAGGCTACATTCTGACCAACAACCACGTTACCACCGGCGCCGACCAGATTGTCGTGGCGCTCAAGGACGGTCGTGAAACCCTGGCCAGGGTGATCGGCAGCGACCCGGAAACCGACCTCGCGGTCCTGAAGATCGATCTGAAAAATCTGCCGGCGATCACCGTCGGTCGCTCCGACAATATCCGCATCGGCGACGTGGCCCTCGCCATCGGCAACCCGTTCGGGGTCGGCCAGACCGTGACCATGGGCATCATCAGTGCCACCGGCCGTAACCAGCTGGGCCTGAACAACTACGAAGACTTCATCCAGACCGACGCGGCGATCAACCCGGGCAACTCCGGCGGCGCGTTGGTGGACGCCAACGGCAACCTCACCGGCATCAACACGGCGATCTTCTCCAAGTCCGGCGGCTCGCAAGGGATCGGTTTTGCGATTCCAGTGAAACTGGCGATGGAAGTGATGAAATCGATCATCGAGCACGGCCAGGTAATTCGTGGCTGGCTGGGGATCGAGGTGCAACCGCTGACGCAGGAACTGGCCGAGTCGTTTGGCCTGTCCGGGCGTCCGGGGATTGTAGTGGCGGGGATTTTCCGCGACGGTCCGGCACAGAAGGCCGGCCTGCAACTGGGTGACGTGATTCTGAGCATCGACGGCGAACCGGCCGGCGATGGCCGCAAATCGATGAACCAGGTGGCGCGGATCAAGCCAACCGACAAGGTCACGATTCAGGTGATGCGCAATGGCAAGGAGTTGAAGCTGACCGCTGAAATCGGCCTGCGTCCGCCGCCAGCGCCGGTACAGGAAAAGGAAGAGTAA
- a CDS encoding Nif3-like dinuclear metal center hexameric protein, with amino-acid sequence MAVALSTLVEEADRYLGSAKIADYCPNGLQVEGRPQVMRIVSGVTASQALLDAAVEAEADLVLVHHGYFWKGENPCITGMKQRRLKTLLKHDISLLAYHLPLDLHLDVGNNVQLARQLDITVEGPLDPDNLKIVGLVGSLDEPVTARDFARRVQERMGREPLLIEGSAMIRRVGWCTGGGQGYIDNAIAAGVDLFLSGEASEQTFHSARENDISFIAAGHHATERYGVQALGDYLAKRFALEHIFIDCPNPI; translated from the coding sequence ATGGCCGTTGCCCTCAGTACCCTGGTCGAAGAAGCCGACCGTTATCTCGGCAGTGCGAAAATTGCCGATTATTGCCCCAACGGCCTGCAGGTCGAGGGCCGTCCGCAGGTGATGCGCATCGTCAGCGGCGTCACCGCCAGTCAGGCGCTGCTCGATGCTGCCGTCGAGGCCGAAGCCGATCTGGTGCTGGTGCATCACGGTTATTTCTGGAAGGGCGAGAACCCGTGCATCACCGGCATGAAGCAGCGTCGTTTGAAGACCCTGCTCAAACACGACATCAGTCTGCTGGCCTATCACCTGCCGCTGGATCTGCACCTGGACGTCGGCAACAACGTGCAATTGGCCCGGCAGCTCGACATTACTGTTGAAGGGCCGCTGGATCCTGACAACCTGAAGATCGTTGGCCTGGTCGGTTCGCTGGACGAGCCGGTGACCGCACGCGATTTCGCCCGTCGTGTGCAGGAACGCATGGGCCGCGAGCCGCTGCTGATCGAAGGCAGCGCAATGATTCGTCGCGTCGGCTGGTGCACCGGCGGTGGTCAGGGCTACATCGACAATGCCATCGCTGCCGGCGTCGATCTGTTCCTCAGCGGTGAAGCCTCCGAGCAGACGTTCCACAGCGCCCGGGAAAACGACATCAGCTTTATTGCTGCCGGCCACCACGCCACCGAACGCTACGGCGTGCAGGCGCTGGGCGACTATCTGGCGAAGCGGTTTGCCCTTGAGCACATCTTCATCGACTGCCCGAATCCGATCTGA
- the cysD gene encoding sulfate adenylyltransferase subunit CysD, which yields MVDKLTHLKQLEAESIHIIREVAAEFDNPVMLYSIGKDSAVMLHLARKAFFPGKLPFPVMHVDTRWKFQEMYKFRDKMVEELGLDLITHVNPDGVAQGINPFTHGSAKHTDIMKTEGLKQALDKHGFDAAFGGARRDEEKSRAKERVYSFRDSKHRWDPKNQRPELWNVYNGKVNKGESIRVFPLSNWTELDIWQYIYLEGIPIVPLYFAAEREVIEKNGTLIMIDDERILEHLSDEDKARIVKKKVRFRTLGCYPLTGAVESEAESLTDIIQEMLLTRTSERQGRVIDHDGAGSMEDKKRQGYF from the coding sequence ATGGTCGACAAACTGACGCATCTGAAACAGCTGGAGGCGGAAAGCATCCACATCATCCGCGAGGTGGCCGCCGAGTTCGACAACCCGGTGATGCTGTACTCCATCGGTAAAGACTCCGCCGTGATGCTGCATCTGGCACGCAAGGCGTTCTTCCCGGGCAAACTGCCGTTTCCGGTGATGCACGTCGACACCCGCTGGAAATTCCAGGAGATGTACAAGTTCCGCGACAAGATGGTCGAAGAACTTGGTCTGGACCTGATCACCCACGTCAACCCGGATGGCGTTGCGCAGGGCATCAACCCGTTCACCCACGGCAGCGCCAAACACACCGACATCATGAAGACCGAGGGCCTGAAGCAGGCACTCGACAAGCATGGTTTCGACGCCGCGTTCGGCGGTGCCCGTCGCGATGAAGAGAAGTCCCGTGCCAAGGAGCGCGTCTACTCGTTCCGTGACAGCAAGCACCGCTGGGACCCGAAGAACCAGCGCCCGGAGCTGTGGAACGTCTACAACGGCAAGGTCAACAAGGGCGAATCCATCCGCGTATTCCCTTTGTCGAACTGGACCGAGCTGGATATCTGGCAGTACATCTACCTCGAAGGTATCCCGATCGTGCCGCTGTACTTCGCCGCCGAACGCGAAGTGATCGAGAAGAACGGCACGCTGATCATGATCGACGACGAGCGCATCCTCGAGCACCTGTCCGACGAGGACAAAGCGCGCATCGTCAAAAAGAAAGTGCGTTTCCGTACCCTTGGCTGCTACCCGTTGACGGGCGCGGTGGAGTCCGAGGCCGAAAGCCTGACGGACATCATTCAGGAAATGCTCCTGACGCGAACTTCCGAGCGCCAGGGCCGGGTCATCGACCACGATGGCGCAGGCTCGATGGAAGACAAGAAACGTCAGGGTTATTTCTAA
- the cysN gene encoding sulfate adenylyltransferase subunit CysN, with protein MSHASDLISEDILAYLGQHERKELLRFLTCGNVDDGKSTLIGRLLHDSKMIYEDHLEAITRDSKKVGTTGDDIDLALLVDGLQAEREQGITIDVAYRYFSTAKRKFIIADTPGHEQYTRNMATGASTCDLAIILVDARYGVQTQTRRHSFIASLLGIKHIVVAINKMDLKGFDQGVFESIKADYLKFAEGLKMKPTSMHFVPMSALKGDNVVNKSERSPWYTGQSLMEILETVEVAGDRNFTDLRFPVQYVNRPNLNFRGFAGTLASGIVKKGDEVVVLPSGKSSRVKSIVTFEGELEHAGPGQAVTLTMEDEIDISRGDLLVHADNVPPVTDSFEAMLVWMAEEPMLPGKKYDIKRATSYVPGSIASIVNKVDVNTLEEGPASALQLNEIGKVKIALDAPIALDGYDSNRTTGAFIIIDRLTNGTVGAGMIVAQPVCHGTATHHGKLAHVATEERAQRFGQQPATVLFSGLSGAGKSTLAYAVERKLFDMGRAVFVLDGQNLRHDLNKGLPQDRAGRTENWRRAAHVARQFNEAGLLTLAAFVAPSAEGREQAKDLIGKERLLTVYVQASPTVCAERDPQGLYAAGGDNIPGESFPYDVPLDADLVIDTQSLSLEEGVKQVLDLLRKRGAI; from the coding sequence ATGTCGCACGCATCTGATTTGATCAGCGAGGACATCCTCGCCTACCTGGGCCAGCACGAACGTAAAGAGCTGCTGCGCTTTTTGACCTGCGGTAACGTCGATGACGGCAAGAGCACCTTGATCGGGCGCCTGCTGCACGACTCGAAGATGATCTACGAAGATCACCTCGAAGCCATCACCCGCGATTCGAAGAAAGTCGGCACCACCGGTGACGACATCGACCTGGCGTTGCTGGTCGACGGCCTGCAGGCCGAGCGCGAGCAGGGCATCACCATCGATGTCGCGTACCGCTATTTCTCCACCGCCAAACGCAAATTCATCATTGCCGACACCCCTGGCCATGAGCAGTACACCCGCAACATGGCCACCGGTGCATCCACTTGTGACCTGGCGATTATCCTGGTCGACGCCCGTTACGGCGTGCAGACCCAGACCCGTCGCCACAGCTTTATCGCCTCGTTGCTGGGCATCAAGCACATCGTTGTCGCCATCAACAAGATGGACCTCAAGGGCTTCGATCAGGGCGTGTTCGAGTCGATCAAGGCCGACTACCTGAAGTTTGCCGAAGGCTTGAAGATGAAGCCGACGAGCATGCACTTCGTGCCGATGTCCGCTCTGAAGGGCGACAACGTGGTGAACAAGTCCGAGCGCTCGCCGTGGTACACCGGCCAGTCGCTGATGGAAATCCTCGAGACCGTGGAAGTGGCGGGCGACCGCAACTTCACCGATCTGCGTTTCCCGGTGCAGTACGTCAACCGGCCGAACCTGAACTTCCGCGGTTTCGCCGGCACCCTGGCCAGCGGCATCGTCAAGAAGGGCGACGAAGTCGTGGTCCTGCCGTCGGGCAAGAGCAGCCGCGTGAAATCCATCGTCACCTTCGAAGGTGAGCTGGAGCATGCAGGCCCGGGTCAGGCCGTGACTCTGACCATGGAAGACGAGATCGACATCTCCCGTGGCGACCTGCTGGTACACGCCGACAACGTACCGCCGGTGACCGACAGCTTCGAAGCGATGCTGGTATGGATGGCTGAAGAGCCGATGCTGCCGGGCAAGAAATACGACATCAAACGCGCCACCAGTTACGTGCCGGGGTCTATCGCCAGCATCGTCAACAAGGTCGACGTCAACACCCTCGAAGAAGGCCCGGCGAGCGCGTTGCAGCTCAACGAAATCGGCAAGGTGAAGATCGCGCTCGACGCGCCGATCGCCCTCGACGGTTATGACAGCAACCGCACCACTGGCGCGTTCATCATCATTGACCGTTTGACCAACGGCACCGTCGGCGCCGGCATGATCGTGGCTCAGCCAGTTTGCCATGGCACGGCCACCCACCATGGCAAACTGGCTCATGTAGCAACCGAAGAACGCGCCCAGCGTTTCGGTCAGCAACCGGCCACCGTGCTGTTCAGCGGCCTGTCCGGTGCTGGCAAGAGCACGCTGGCGTACGCGGTCGAGCGCAAGCTGTTCGACATGGGACGTGCGGTGTTTGTACTCGATGGCCAGAATCTGCGTCATGACCTCAACAAGGGTCTGCCGCAGGATCGTGCCGGTCGCACCGAGAACTGGCGTCGTGCTGCACACGTGGCGCGTCAGTTCAACGAAGCGGGTCTGCTGACGCTTGCTGCGTTTGTGGCGCCGAGTGCTGAAGGTCGTGAACAGGCCAAGGACCTGATCGGCAAGGAGCGTCTGCTGACGGTCTATGTCCAGGCTTCGCCGACTGTTTGCGCCGAGCGTGATCCGCAAGGGTTGTACGCGGCCGGTGGCGATAACATTCCGGGTGAGTCTTTCCCGTATGACGTGCCGCTGGATGCTGATCTGGTGATCGATACCCAGTCGCTGTCGCTGGAAGAGGGTGTGAAGCAAGTGCTGGATCTGCTGCGCAAGCGTGGCGCGATTTAA
- a CDS encoding acyltransferase yields MLAFLPAPLRGVIAALLLALNTILLCSFLFLVALIKVLPFDLARRASRWLMSHTHEAWISNNKGWMNLVRRTRWHLSGMQGLDYQHSYLITSNHQSWVDILVLQYVLNRKIQPLKFFLKQELIWVPIIGLAWWTLGFPFMKRYSKAYLEKHPEKKGKDLETTRKTCAKFRNNPVGIFNFVEGTRFTEGKHAQQQSPFKYLLKPKAGGIAFVLDAMGEQLESIVNVTIHYPGGRPGFWDLLCGNVRDVVVHFEELKIPPQFIGKNYDQDGEYRLQFQSWINQLWQDKDALLEQMHREYPNQR; encoded by the coding sequence ATGCTGGCCTTTCTCCCTGCCCCCTTGCGCGGCGTGATCGCCGCGCTGCTGTTGGCGCTGAACACGATTCTGCTGTGCTCGTTCCTGTTTCTCGTGGCCCTGATCAAAGTGCTGCCGTTCGACCTCGCACGCCGTGCCTCGCGCTGGCTGATGAGCCACACCCACGAAGCCTGGATCAGCAACAACAAAGGCTGGATGAACCTGGTCCGCCGCACCCGCTGGCACCTCAGCGGCATGCAAGGCCTGGACTATCAACACTCGTACCTGATCACCAGCAACCACCAGAGCTGGGTCGACATTCTGGTGCTGCAATACGTGCTGAACCGGAAAATTCAGCCGCTAAAATTCTTCCTCAAACAGGAACTGATCTGGGTGCCGATCATCGGTCTGGCGTGGTGGACGCTGGGCTTTCCGTTCATGAAGCGCTACTCGAAAGCTTATCTGGAGAAGCACCCGGAAAAGAAAGGCAAAGACCTGGAAACCACCCGCAAGACCTGCGCGAAATTCCGCAACAACCCGGTAGGCATCTTCAACTTTGTCGAAGGCACACGCTTCACCGAAGGCAAACACGCGCAGCAGCAATCACCGTTCAAATACCTGCTCAAACCCAAGGCCGGCGGCATTGCCTTCGTGCTGGATGCAATGGGCGAACAGCTGGAATCGATTGTCAACGTGACCATCCACTACCCGGGCGGGCGTCCAGGCTTCTGGGATCTGCTGTGCGGTAACGTACGGGACGTGGTGGTGCATTTTGAAGAACTGAAAATCCCGCCGCAGTTCATCGGCAAGAACTACGACCAGGACGGCGAATACCGCCTGCAATTCCAGAGCTGGATCAACCAGCTGTGGCAGGACAAGGATGCGTTGCTGGAGCAGATGCATCGCGAATATCCGAACCAACGCTGA